In Cheilinus undulatus linkage group 3, ASM1832078v1, whole genome shotgun sequence, the genomic window CCTGGACGACCTTGGTTGTTgttggctcctcctcctcctcggctCTGTCCACTACTTCCCTTTCTGTTGGCATTTTCAAACGGCACTAATCCTCTCTGGCTTTCCTGGCCAAATGGGGCCCCTACGGCTGCTCCAGGTCGAAAACCTGGTGGCTCCAATATTGGAGCTCCAGGGAGACCAGCAACAAGTGGGGGAGCCACTCCTAGATTCACATCTCCCAAACCTGCAgccagaggaggaagaggaggggggccTGCCAGTCCATTCCCTGGGGCCGAGAATGGTGTCACAAAGGGGGCACTGTTGAGATTTCCCATGGTGTTTCTGAGAAAATTAAACTCCTCACCCATTCCTGCGAATGGGTTGATCTGCGGTTGCTGGGAACTGGGCTGGGCTTGCTGATGTTGGTTCTGATTTTGGTTCTGCTGGTTCTGGTTGCGATGGCCCCTCTTGTTCTGGGGAGGAGGGTTTCTCTCGACTTCCTTCATCTGTTCAAAGGTCACAAGGTGGACAAAGGCATCACGGCCATTGAGTTTTTGGCGGTGCAGTCTTTCAGCTTTGCGTGCATCTTCCTCGGTCCGTAGCTGGAATATAGCCTGCCCTAACCCATTGCCGTGGCTATCTGTTAGAACTTTCAGGGTGTCCTCATAGAGCCCCACACCCTCCAAGAAGGCACGGACATCCTTCTTGGATACATTGTAAGGTATATTGGTGATGTGAGCACAATTCCTGGGAGATTTCAAGCCATCACTATTCTTGCCATCACCTTGTGCTTCACGTTTGCGAATAGAGTCAATCTTTTCATGCATTCCCTTCCGGCTTATTGGATGAACCTGGATGAAGCGACTGCCCATGTACTGCATGTGAGCACCTAGAGCAGTCTTGTAGTCCTGTTCTGATTTAAATTCAAGGAAGCCCTCTCCTGTGGCACGGCCATTGGGCCCATAAGCAATGTAGATGCTGTCCTCAATAATTGACAAATTGTTAAAGAACTCTTTTATCTGTTTCTTGTCTGCTTCATAGGGAAGGCCCTTTAGGTAAATGCAGTACTCCTGCCGATGTGGAGACCTTGACCGTCCTCTCTGATCCCTGCTGCCTGACCCAGCATTACCACGACGGTGGTGCTGGTCTTGATGGTCATTATTTGATTTACTGCTATTGTGAATAGGCATGCCTGCCCCACTATCATTCAGACTAGCCCACTGCCGTTCAGAGCCTGGGGTGATCTCAATAAACCTTTGGCCCATCATACCCCCTCCACGTTTAACAGCTTCAAAGCTTTCCTGGGGGGAGAAGAACTTAACCATGGCTCTGCCAGTAGGCCGGCCTTGGTTGTCCCTCATAAGGCGAACCCCATCCACCCCAAGACCCCGGAAAAAAGCCCTGATCTCCACCTCTGAGCAGGAGAAGGGCAGGTTCTGCACGAGGACAAATAACTCATCAGGATTGGCTGCTCCTGCTCCACCCActgcggcagcagcagcagccttcATTTGGGCCTGGAGGCCAAGAGAGGCAAGGGGAGAGAGGGGGTTGAATAACATGGGGTTTGGGGTTCCAAGAGGAAGCCCGGAAGCTAGACCAGCAGGTGGGGGTAAGGAAGGGTTGAAGGGAGGCAGGGAGGACATGTGTGGGAGATGGGACATAGGAGGTACAGGGGGTCCCTGGGACAGTGGGGATACAGTAGGAACAGGGGGAAGAGAGGATACTGGAGGGGGAACAGGAATGGTGGGTAGTGTGGGCATTGGGGGCATGGAGGGCATGCTTGGAAGTGGGGGAATAGGTGGTGGTCCGGCATTGAGTGATGCCAGAGCTGTGGTGATAGTGGGGGCAGAGCTGTAGCTGTTGGGGAAGCTAGGCACTACACTGGCTACTGCCTTGTTGCTCTGTGGCTCCTGGGATGCACTTGCTGCTGTCACTGAAGCAGGGGTGTTACTGAAACCCTGATTTCCATGACTACCACTTCTTCCCCCTGTCCCTGGCTGAACTGTGGGTATGGGGGTGGCTGCTTGACGATTTGCATTTCCTGCTGTGGGCACAGCTGTCTCAACAGCACCGGCACCAGCCTCAAATCTTCGACGACTGAGTTCAATCATGTTTTGCATTTCAGTTTTACTGCTAAGTAATAGTGACACTTTGGAGCCCTTAATGGACCCACCAGTACGCATCATTCCCAGTCGAGCATCCTCATCAGTGGCAAAGACGATGAAGGCCTCGCCATGGTCACCACCTACAATATGCACTCCCCCGTCAGGGATGGTGAGGCCAGAGAAGAAGTGTCTGATGTCCATGGTGCCGGCCACTATGGGCAGACCCTGCAGCCTGATGACTACCGCCATACTGACTGCAAAACAACAGCCCTACAACCTGGGGAGAAAGCAACACTTCCATCAGATGAAGAGCAGAAAAGGAAGACCAGTGGTTTCCAGATGTTTTCTTGGGACACTCATATTTGACATTTAGgctaataaacattaaatagaCATTGGTGTTAATCAGTTTTACCAGAATAACCAAGGCATCACTTGTTGGAAGTTTTTGTGCTTATGAAGGGTCCCGACATTTGGAAACCAGTGGTGTTTTGAATGGTTTTGGGGAATTGGGGTGATAAAAGCTAAACTCAAGTCTGTGGCCATCGGCAgctttcaaacacattttagaaTGTCAATTCTCAATTACAAAACAGTTAGACTTTACATTTAGCACCAACGGAGCAATCTTAAGCATAAACACAGCTCCATTGTTCATTTTCAAGGGCtgtaaaaaatagtaaaataaagcTATAGCACTCATTTAAATCAACTTATTATATAGAGACAGGTGATGAACAAGAGGAAAAACCAACAACTTGTTTCTGGTTGATAATGGTTGGGTCAAAATATATCCTGTAAGGGTTATTTTGGTTAGAGATCTGGTGACAGCAAAGGCCAAGGCAGATGATGTACAAAATATACTACATAGCCATAacaccattcagagaccacttgTGTCAATCGAAGGGACAACTGCCATCCTGTAGAGGCATGGTAGTTACTTATTCACCCAGAACAATTTGTATTGGTTTGTGGGGACCTTTCCTGCTAAGGTAACAGGTGGAGCCAAACCATATTAGAAAGATATAATGACAGAGTTACCAAGATGCCCTCACAGTGAGGGTCAATTATCAggtttttcctttaatttgtcACCCGCTGTATATAAATGCAAACCTGCACATCcacacaaccataaacacacaAAGCAGGGTAAGATATGTTTCATATGTTTTATTCATGGCTGAGTCCAACCCAAGatttagctagctagctaactgtATTAGTTTTTCTTGCCCAGAGGCAAGCATGCAATACAGGCTGGCAAAATTCGAATACCTCTTGGAGAAGCCCAAATTATTCGACTTAAAACTCACTGTTTTTAAATTGCTCAGCACATTATAAAGATGATCTAGGCCTTTGAAATACCTGATGCTGATGATCCCTTCCCTTGTGGGGCCAGCTTGGCCTTATGCTAGTATATACAACAGCCTCTTGTTGGAATTCGTGTTGAAAATTTAAGTCTACAGTACGCTTCAAGTCAAGAACTTGCCAGACAGTCTGACAGCATCTAACACCAAAAGAAGATATCTTAAGTTGCTGGAATTTGACACAGATAATTTGGTATCAAATACAAACACCTAGTACAACTGAATGTATTTGAAGATTACTGAAGACTTTCAGTCTCACAAGAACCAATCTGAATATTACTGAGAAATGTGTGCAGCTTGGGCCTACATTAACAATCGCTGTTGTCTACCATGCGGTACAAAGATATTTAAATACAGCTTGATGAATTGCATGCAGCTTTCAACTCACCAATGCAACTAAGCTGTGTATAGTTTCCCTGTTAAACAGAAGAGTTCTGCGGGACACTGAAACCTGGTGAAAGGGTCAGAAAACATGGAAATTCATGGATGGAATTCAAACTGACAGTCAAACAAACTGATACTAAGTTTATTGTTTACTTCAAAGGTTGGAGTTTTTAGTAGATGGCATCGCATGTATATCATCATGTCAGTCACTAGCTTTTATGCAGATTTAAATAGTTTCATATTTAGAAAAAACATACAGTGATGTATGATATGACCAAATTAGAAGGAAAGATTTCCTTTAACCTAAACACAGACGGAAAGAATAACTTAAGGGTCTCACCAATTACAAGATTAAACAGTCCAAAACTGACCGTTTTTAactacaacaaaacaaattttcatGCTGAGGAACAAACAagtaccaaccaaccaaccaaccaaccaacaacacCCTGGAGATACCAAGGGACTTTTTGGCAACCAGGCGGCCAGCAACACGTCAAAGATAAGTAGGTCTGCACCTTCAGTTTCCTTAATCCTCAGCCAGTACCAAATCAGCAGGCAAAGCTTCAACAACTGTATACCACCACCAAGCGAGCAATCTTTCAATCAGCAGATCTGTAATAAATTACCAACAAAACATTAGCATCAAGTTCACAGGTGCAAAAGCAGTCACATATCAACCAGAGCAAAAAGAGCAGCATCATAAATATTTGATGAAAGCAATTTCAGGTACATGTGAACAGGAGCAACATTGGCATCAAGTCAACCAGCGCAACATTAGCATTACATCAACCAGAGCAAACTTAGCACAAGGAAAACCAGATCAGCAATTTCAGAAAGTGATAGCGAGCACAGCACCAAagacaacagccaatcagaagagAAAGCAAACAGAAGTGAAGTGCAGGAAAACATTTAGCTTACATTGCTTTAAAAGAACAAGTTCAACTGGACAGGAGGCGGATCAATGCTCCCCATTTCCAAAGTCCTCCGCTTCACCAACACCTCATATTATTGAGCCAAATCTTCAAAGTTTCTTCAATCCTGGACTGTTTAACTTGAGCCGGACCAATGTGAAATTTTTGAGATTGATTTAAAGGCCAAATTTACTtcaaaaaaggatatttttagataggtttgtttgtttggtaaTCACTTCTTAGAACTTAACATTATACTTGATTATTGTGAACCATTCTAGGTATAGCAGTGATAACCTGCTAAATGAGCTACAGACAGTGCTCAGAGGATTTAAATATAAAGTCAGAGCGCTATGTAGTACAAGTTACATTAATATACAGTAACAAGCTCTGAAAAAGACTTCTTATCCATCTGTTAACTTCAATCATTTACAACATATCAGTCAGGCTCTAGTCAAAACTGTAACATGGTCCACTATGGACATCTCCTTTAACTCTGACATTTCAACCCATCTGCAACTCATTGACGTTGCATGTCAGAAAATGCTTACAACAAAACATTATAAATCTTCAGTCTTGGTAGGGCCGCTAACTGCAGCTCTCAACAATCAACAAAATGCAAAATCATCCATGTTGCCAAAGTTATGGCCAATTTCAGTGCCTCAGCAAAGATGGTTTCCACCAAAACTGAAGTGAACGCTCAGCGAATCGTCTTTCAAAATTGACCTTTTAATGGATTCCTCCTTGTCCTGTTAGTTCTGGGTGTTGGCCTGATAAAAGTCCATGTGAAACAGACAACAATAAGATAAAATAGAGCTACAGATGAAACAGTGGCAGCTAATTAATGGTCAGAGGCAACCACAGAATCCAGATTGCTTAAAAGGCTCAACAGAAGCTGCAACACAAAAGGTACAAGAAACCACATCcagcaaaaaaaagacaaattatcttccaaacaggcagaaacacaAGACACAGAGTTTCCATATgttaacttcagaaataaagAGTTAAAACACTGCCTTTGGTCATAGCTTAAATGCAGAACTGCCCATGTgttactttaatttaaaaacacagcaaaagaaAGGAGCCGAACAAGAGAAATAGAAAGCATTGAATgcaacaacagaaacattttaggtAACAAATTCAGACATCTATACACACTAGTCAACTCAGAGCTCAAATCTCAACATACAGGGAATTCTGGCAGGAACTGACATGATGAGGGAGGTCCAGAACCTTCTTTTTTACTGCAGTCAAGACTTCATCTCTTCACCTATTTCAAAACACTGTAAGCCTTCTTCATATTACATGAACAATCAGAAATCAGTCAATCTCCATGCAATGACAGTTTCCATTAATGCAGATTACCAACAGGTAGAATATACATCAGACTGCTTACATTCAGCACTTCTCAAATATAAGTTAAATGATTAACCTGACAAGGTTCTACTCTTAGTggatttaaataaatttgcagTGGAAAGTAATTATCATCCACTAGCTGGTTAAGTTCACGTTCAAATCAATTACAGATCTACAGAATTGCTTCACCTTTACCAATATTAATGTATTTTAGAAACACTGCCACAAAGTAATACAAGAGAAATGTGATTTCAagctatcatttttttatgtcctGGCCTTTGGAATTTATGTACATTACTTGACATGGACAGCTATTCAGGTTTTCAGCAACGACACATCTGAAATATTCAAAACTATAAAACCATGGATAATctaaattaaaatgacaaaaacatataTCTCACTGCTTTTTTAATATGCAGGGAGCAGTATCTGCTTTTGCCTCCTCCTGTTTGATGTCAGTTGTTGAAGCATTTACTAGCGCCATCATATAGAAAGGGGGGAATGTATTGCCTCATTTGTAAATACAACATAtacaactttttcttttttaaagctttgctttagtcttttcaaaaaagttatGAAGGAAAAAACCCAATTATTTCACCAGTTTATCTAGCTCACATAATAAACAAATGCTTAAGTGTTTTAGTAACCGAGTTTTAAGTTCAATCACAATTTTAGCTTCTCACAATCATGAATATAAAATAATCACGATTACTGTGGTGAATGCTGTAcgtatcagtatcagtattatAAAGAATGAGTTTCGAACTATCCACATATTTAATACCAGccaaaatccaatattgtgcatccctacattTATTGTTACtatatttcaatatttacttatccatgtttttttcagttatttatatCAATTTACTGCCTTTTTCTCAGTGTTACAAGTCTTCAGGCTCATGTATGCATGAAGTGCAGATGTTGTAACGTCAATGAATAATTGTATTATATAGGCCTAATCATGAGCTCCATATAAACCAGACAaacatgtttgcattttttttaaatcttgatgcTAACAAAATTAATTGTAAAATGCCAGGATTGTGTTTGTCCTCCGTTAATTAAAATTTGAGAtctgatgacatttttttaaaccttggAATACATTTTTGAGCTTGGACTAAGCACTCTACTGATCTTCATTGATGTAAAGTGCAACCTTCCTCTCCACCTGTGTATTAGCctactttaatctattttaaaaaacGGTTATGTAACATTTGTAATAACTTAAACAGacctgaaattgaaaaatagcaTTTGCTCATAGAATCACTAACTTTGTGTCTAACTTGGGCTTGGGCAGTTAAATAAACCATGATTAAGTCATACGGGGAACACAGTAATGGTATTATAGATTGCATCATGAGGAAGGAATAAATCCTGTATATCTCCTAAGTTTAAGTTCTACATGTTGAACATTAAAactatttattttgttatttccAAACCGCTGTtgtaaaattactttttaagCCAGAACGCCaggttaaaacaaagaaatcattTACTTTTGCGGGCTCATGTATAAGTCAGtcaatagtttaaaaaaactaGGCCTGTCACTTTGATAACTGTATCCTTCTTCAATCATCTGCTACCTGTTCAAATCGACAGATCTTGACGTTATGACAGTGTGACGTCAATACTAGGGGCGTAACTTAACGTTGCGGTTAGTTCGCAGCGTAACCTACATAAACTGAGCCTTGAATAAAAGATTAAATACAAATCTCCACATCAGTCAATTTCATGAATGAACGGTGACAACAGCTTTTGATTAATATCCAAAAAGATGAGTGGAAAAGTTCTGATGGTTAGCTAATTCGCTAACGGTTGCTGAAAGGAACCGTCTCTTACGagtcaacatttttaaataattggtCGAAGCCTTTATAAGGTGGTACTGCATTGATTGCAAACAGAAACAATACAAATTAATCGACATATAAACTTTCAGCGAGCTTCAGACAGTCCCATTTAACTAGCTTTTCCACAGCTGAGGCACAAAAAGTAGCTAGGCTTAGCTACCAGCGGGCTAACGCTTCATTAGCCACCTAGCTCGTTGTGAACCttgctttgtgtgtgtgtgttgaagaGAAGAAACGAGCAATATGCACACTTTTAACGACTCCTGACTCAATGTGTAAGTGCATAACTGAGCGGTCTGCCGCTGCTGATTTCTTACCGAGAAATTTCAACAAAAACCTCTGAGGTTTATCTCATGAACGGGgatcttttcttctcttctcctctctgcaggCTGCTACGGCACGAAATGTCGGCGCAAATATCGCGATACCACGTGAGATTATGCGAGAGTTTCCCTGACATCAGAGCAACATCGCCCCCTTCTAGCTCATCAAGGCGAAACACATGGATTTCTTTACATGTATTATGTGTATTTAATTAACAGACATGGTTTATGGTTCATCTTCATCTTTTAATCAACATGTTTACAGTGCTGAGACATAGAAACACGACTTTTACATCTTTTTGAGACCTCCAAAAGGATTTTTAACGTCAGCATTTGCCAGTCTCAGttgctctgtttttcttgtaattCTTATGGTTGAAAATGACTGTAGAGCTATAGGTTTGTCTAAGATTTGATGCTTTAACATTACAAATCATTAAAATACCCTTtacaatattgatttaaatatcccaagacaagagaataaattaaaaaaaaaaaaacatgactaaagTTCATTGCATAACCATGAAGCAGCATTTTATTGGAGAATAATGTGTTAAGACAGGAGTAACAGTAGAAGACAGTAGATGCAGGAGTTTAATAAATATGACATTTTAGGCTCAGCTGATTAAGTCCAGGAACACAATACAAGACTTTAAAAATCCTCCACAGTGTGAGAACAGAGACCCAAACATATCAACAcatgtttttcagatttttgtgttATGACTTTAAGGTACTGGCAGTTTTGTCTTGTAAAGATGCAGTCTTGTAGAGTGTTCGAGacttgaaaaataactaaaacatgATGGCTAACACTATGATTGTCTGGATTTTCACTGAGAACCTCTGTTGAGACACTGACGTGATGCTACAGATTACTGAACACTGATGTGGGAAGAAAAACGGCGAGCtttggagaaagagagagctgtTTATATCACATGTGAAGAGAGTGGGAGAGAATTTATGACTCAGCAAGTGAAAGGTCAGACTCAAAGAATTAGAAATTAATTGTAAAATCCAGAGTTTTAGCTTTGCTGCTTTCAGCTGTCATCCTACGTCTCACTCAAGCAACACCAACCATTGTTCCTCTTTGTTGCTTAAAATCTTGGATGCTTATTTAAAGCCTGTATCACAAAGCAGGATTTGCTGTTTAGGCAGCCATAAACCAAATATTCCAACATTAATCCAGCACACACTGATCTCTGAACTCTTCACAAGTTAAAACGTTACTGCTcagtttttcaaaaaagaataGAAACTTGTTAGGTCTTAACAAATATGGCAGCGTTTTGCTTTCTTGGTAGAACGTCAGTTTcttcaaataaaacacataaatgagAACATTTTGTTTAGAGATTGGGAGTTGTGTTGTTTACAGTTAcacaaaaaatgttcatttcattaaaaaaaaaatattcaaatggcACAACAAGAGAAAGAACATGCTTATGAAGGGGTCACTTATTATTTCTGGAGCTGTATTCATGGTTACAACGATACAAATAAAGTTCTCTGGGTGCTGTTCAGAGGGActttttaagctgctttttcagGGTAAGTAAGAGGAACATTGAGATGCAATGTACTGTGATTGCTCCATGCTTGAGCAAATTTGGCATTAGGACCAGAATCTTTAAAAATCAGTATCCAAGCCAGTAACTTGTGCCTTTAAAATGGACCTAAATAAGATGTGATTAGTAAAA contains:
- the cpne1 gene encoding copine-1 isoform X1; amino-acid sequence: MAVVIRLQGLPIVAGTMDIRHFFSGLTIPDGGVHIVGGDHGEAFIVFATDEDARLGMMRTGGSIKGSKVSLLLSSKTEMQNMIELSRRRFEAGAGAVETAVPTAGNANRQAATPIPTVQPGTGGRSGSHGNQGFSNTPASVTAASASQEPQSNKAVASVVPSFPNSYSSAPTITTALASLNAGPPPIPPLPSMPSMPPMPTLPTIPVPPPVSSLPPVPTVSPLSQGPPVPPMSHLPHMSSLPPFNPSLPPPAGLASGLPLGTPNPMLFNPLSPLASLGLQAQMKAAAAAAVGGAGAANPDELFVLVQNLPFSCSEVEIRAFFRGLGVDGVRLMRDNQGRPTGRAMVKFFSPQESFEAVKRGGGMMGQRFIEITPGSERQWASLNDSGAGMPIHNSSKSNNDHQDQHHRRGNAGSGSRDQRGRSRSPHRQEYCIYLKGLPYEADKKQIKEFFNNLSIIEDSIYIAYGPNGRATGEGFLEFKSEQDYKTALGAHMQYMGSRFIQVHPISRKGMHEKIDSIRKREAQGDGKNSDGLKSPRNCAHITNIPYNVSKKDVRAFLEGVGLYEDTLKVLTDSHGNGLGQAIFQLRTEEDARKAERLHRQKLNGRDAFVHLVTFEQMKEVERNPPPQNKRGHRNQNQQNQNQNQHQQAQPSSQQPQINPFAGMGEEFNFLRNTMGNLNSAPFVTPFSAPGNGLAGPPPLPPLAAGLGDVNLGVAPPLVAGLPGAPILEPPGFRPGAAVGAPFGQESQRGLVPFENANRKGSSGQSRGGGGANNNQGRPGGGAAGGQQGFTTGTDSLRNQTNPGGSNNPNGQRGASGPTIVKLQNMPFTVTVDEIMDFFYGYQVLPGSVCLQFSEKGLPTGEAMVAFQSHEEASAAVMDLNDRPIGARKVKISLG